From one Bacillus sp. FJAT-42376 genomic stretch:
- the comGA gene encoding competence type IV pilus ATPase ComGA encodes MQEIEALCSNIVIQAIELQASDIHIVPKEHYTEILYRIDDDLLKQQQLPKEMSQRLISHLKFAASMDIGERRKPQSGSLSVPSGNQEIPVRLSTLPTIYEESMVIRLLSYEKVPLVSRISLFPSATKKLLSFFYHSHGLMIFTGPTGSGKTTTLYTLLNHAKKHFNRNIITLEDPVEAKYQEMMQVQVNEKAGITYAAGLRAILRHDPDIIMVGEIRDSETAKIAIRAALTGHLVLSTMHTRNAEGALYRLLEFGVPQAEMEQTLIAVSAQRLVDLKCPYCAGKCSPFCKKMRKTRKAAVFELLYGRNLTAAFHQTRGARDGTDYPTLKDVIKKGIALGYLSQNTYHRWIFSNEE; translated from the coding sequence GTGCAGGAAATAGAAGCGTTGTGTTCAAACATAGTCATACAGGCAATCGAACTTCAAGCATCCGATATTCATATTGTACCGAAAGAACATTATACGGAGATTCTGTATAGAATTGATGATGATCTATTAAAGCAGCAGCAGCTGCCAAAGGAAATGTCGCAGCGGCTGATCTCGCATCTGAAATTTGCAGCCTCGATGGATATAGGGGAACGCCGGAAACCACAAAGCGGATCTCTTTCGGTCCCTTCTGGAAATCAGGAAATTCCCGTTCGCCTTTCTACTTTGCCGACCATTTATGAAGAGAGCATGGTAATCCGGCTCCTCTCTTATGAAAAAGTTCCCCTTGTTTCACGCATCTCTCTCTTTCCTTCTGCCACGAAAAAACTTCTTTCGTTCTTCTATCATTCTCATGGTCTCATGATTTTTACAGGCCCGACAGGCTCCGGCAAGACGACCACCCTTTATACACTCCTCAATCATGCCAAAAAACATTTCAACCGGAACATTATTACCCTTGAGGATCCGGTTGAAGCGAAGTATCAGGAAATGATGCAGGTTCAGGTGAATGAAAAAGCAGGAATCACCTATGCTGCTGGTTTGAGAGCCATATTAAGACACGATCCTGATATTATCATGGTAGGAGAAATAAGAGACTCGGAAACCGCTAAAATCGCTATACGCGCTGCCCTTACCGGACACCTTGTCCTTAGCACCATGCACACAAGAAATGCCGAGGGTGCCCTTTATCGCCTGCTTGAATTTGGTGTTCCGCAGGCTGAAATGGAGCAAACTCTGATTGCAGTGTCCGCTCAAAGACTGGTGGATTTAAAATGCCCATACTGTGCCGGAAAGTGCTCGCCATTCTGCAAAAAAATGAGAAAGACCCGAAAAGCAGCAGTTTTCGAACTGTTATACGGAAGAAATCTTACGGCAGCTTTTCATCAGACGAGAGGGGCAAGAGACGGGACGGACTATCCTACTTTAAAAGACGTGATAAAAAAAGGGATTGCGCTCGGCTATTTATCCCAAAATACATATCACAGATGGATCTTTTCAAATGAAGAGTAG